The following nucleotide sequence is from Gadus macrocephalus chromosome 18, ASM3116895v1.
gagagacctACGATGGAGCAGGTGCAGATCTGGGAATGCAaaacgcaaacacgcacgcaagcacaaatCGAcccaagcacatacacacacacatgcactgtgtttgtttgtcaacattcacacacaaacacagacacacacagacacacacataatcacacataatcacaaacacacacagacacacaaaaccaaGCAACTTCAACGTTTTTTCTGTTCTAATTATTCCCGCCTTCTCCCCAGGGCTGGGTAACACCACCCATTGCCAGTGCAGCGCCAGCGCCGCCTGCCTGGTCTTCAGGAAGGGCTACGAGGTGCTGTACCCCTTCAACATGGAGTACTACCTGATGGCCGGCTGCATGCTCTACGTCATGTGGAAGAACGTGGGCCGCCACATGGAGCCCGgccaccagccccaccagcccaccgCCCAGAAGCTGACCATGCGCATCGTGTACCAGGGAGGGGTTCTGTTGGGCCCTCTGCTGGGGCTGGTTGTGCTGCTGGCCGGGGTGGCCGTCTTCGTCCTCTACCAGGTGTGGGTGGGTCAAGCCCCGCTCCGTCGCAccgccttcctcctcttctacgGCTACCACCTGGCCGTCATGCCGCTCATGTCCGCGTGCTGCCTGGTGGGCATGCTGGTCCACAAGCTGGAGAGGAgggcagtggaggagggccACAATCCCACGCGGAGCCTGGACGTGGCGCTCCTCGTGGGGGCCGCCCTGGGCCAACTGGCGCTCTCCTACTTCTCTCTGGTGGCGGCCCTGGAGACGGGCGACCTGAGCCCCCTGGGGAGCCTGGACCTCTCCTACTCCCTCCTCAGCCTGTTGGAGCTCATGCTGCAGAACATCTTCATCATAGAGGGGCTCCACCGACACCCGAGTCTGAGCCGGGCGCGCAAGATCCGAAAGGAGCGGAatagtatatttaaggtatgtCGGCCATTGGGTTGTTTCATTGTCTCCGGGCGTTTATGCTGCGGTGACGCCTGCGGTGATTTTTCGTATTATGAATCGTGAATATGTTGGCTCCATTTGCCGTTTCAGCTGAGAAAGAAGTTCACTGCGGGATCACCTGAGGAACGGAAGGCAGACGACTCTTTACTGACGAGAACCCCAACAacaccagcaccccctgctggccaaGCGGAGGATAGAACTAACACCTGGACAAAGAGGGCCACACAAGAGATCTGTGCTTTCCTCATCTTTGCCAATATCATGGTAACCAAACCAGCTGTGTTTTCTGCCTCAAACAGGATGTTATTTTCTTAAATTCCAATCAATTGAATGAAATTCTAAATTTCCGTTCCATGTTCTCCAGCTTTGGATCATACCGGCATTCGGAGTGAACCCCTCGTTTGAGAACGGAATGGGGAAGAAGTTCTTTGGTTTCACGGCCTGGTTTGTGCTGGTGAACCTGGGCCAGCCCCTCGGAGTGTTTTACCGCATGCACTCGGTCGGAGCGCTGATGGAGCTGTTCCTCGCTGCCTGACGGCGGGAGGCCGCAGCCAGGTGTAACCGTGTTAACAATGATCTTAGCCTTTGTTGTACAACTCAACACAGAGGCCTAATGCAGGCCTAACTATTCAATTATTCAAAAGTCAAGTGCTTTAAAATAAAGAGAAAGACTTATGACTGTTATAGAACTTAATACTGAGGCATAATGTAGGCCTAACTATTCAATTATTCAACAGTCATCAAGTGCTTTTAAATAAAGAGAAAGACTTATGATTAACAGATGCACAAATGCATAACAGCACTC
It contains:
- the LOC132446347 gene encoding proton channel OTOP3-like, producing MAANQVNGSRPWDSEKRWGVAEEEPSNQELNSDHRTQENVQELDQVDPVWAPSSRRLLSGFVGLNVVLLGAALVAGRAFNPTGISHQESEVYVLVLMGCSLAWMMWYLLWARKKPGISPHKDHHAGGLTVTVVLMLFAAFSLLLHLFRMGYFIIMSDCKPPAQVLSPFIEAPFLGVQTYLLWAHSKDCIHKHKILTRSGLMVILCADLLLWLNAVTEDTIHQEIELEKEKVFYFGGANLSESRETYDGAGLGNTTHCQCSASAACLVFRKGYEVLYPFNMEYYLMAGCMLYVMWKNVGRHMEPGHQPHQPTAQKLTMRIVYQGGVLLGPLLGLVVLLAGVAVFVLYQVWVGQAPLRRTAFLLFYGYHLAVMPLMSACCLVGMLVHKLERRAVEEGHNPTRSLDVALLVGAALGQLALSYFSLVAALETGDLSPLGSLDLSYSLLSLLELMLQNIFIIEGLHRHPSLSRARKIRKERNSIFKLRKKFTAGSPEERKADDSLLTRTPTTPAPPAGQAEDRTNTWTKRATQEICAFLIFANIMLWIIPAFGVNPSFENGMGKKFFGFTAWFVLVNLGQPLGVFYRMHSVGALMELFLAA